In a single window of the Magnolia sinica isolate HGM2019 chromosome 7, MsV1, whole genome shotgun sequence genome:
- the LOC131250870 gene encoding glucan endo-1,3-beta-glucosidase-like has translation MGSLEKAGAQSIGVCYGMLGNNLPPAREVVDLYKSQNIQRMRIYGPDQAVLEALRGSNIELIVGVPNEELRDMATNPSYAHTWLDRHIRPYWPAVRFKYIAVGNEVIPGPNAQYILNALQNMYNALDRAGFDQIKISTAIHMGVLEKPSYPPSQGSFSAEAAQHLNSIIHFINSRRAPLLANVYTYFSYVDNPRDIALPYALFTSPSVVVYDGSLQYQNLFDAMVDTLHSAVEKVVGSNMEIVISESGWPSAGGFAATIGNAQTYNANLIRHVGRGTPKRPGKPIETYIFALFNENEKQPPGIERNFGLFYPSKQAVYNINFTP, from the exons ATGGGGAGCTTAGAAAaagcag GAGCACAATCCATAGGTGTTTGTTATGGAATGCTGGGAAACAACTTACCTCCAGCGCGAGAAGTCGTCGATCTTTACAAGTCCCAGAACATTCAACGTATGAGAATCTACGGTCCAGATCAAGCTGTACTGGAGGCCCTCCGTGGTTCCAACATCGAACTCATCGTAGGCGTCCCCAATGAAGAACTCCGAGACATGGCCACCAACCCTTCCTACGCTCATACATGGCTCGATAGACATATCAGACCATACTGGCCTGCTGTTAGATTCAAGTACATTGCTGTAGGCAATGAGGTTATCCCCGGTCCAAATGCCCAGTACATACTCAATGCCTTACAAAACATGTACAACGCGCTCGATCGGGCCGGCTTCGATCAGATCAAGATCTCCACAGCCATCCATATGGGTGTCCTAGAAAAGCCATCCTACCCTCCATCACAAGGTTCATTCTCAGCTGAGGCGGCCCAGCATCTGAATTCCATCATCCATTTCATAAATAGTCGGCGCGCCCCACTCCTGGCTAATGTGTATACCTACTTCAGCTATGTGGACAACCCGAGAGACATTGCGCTACCGTATGCGCTATTCACGTCACCGTCGGTTGTTGTGTATGATGGATCACTTCAGTATCAGAACTTGTTTGATGCAATGGTGGATACACTCCACTCGGCTGTGGAGAAGGTGGTTGGTTCGAACATGGAGATTGTGATATCGGAGAGTGGTTGGCCGTCAGCAGGCGGGTTTGCGGCCACGATAGGGAACGCGCAGACGTATAATGCAAACCTGATTCGACATGTGGGCCGTGGGACGCCGAAAAGGCCTGGGAAGCCCATTGAGACTTACATATTTGCCTTGTTCAATGAGAATGAGAAGCAGCCACCAGGCATTGAAAGGAATTTTGGGCTATTTTACCCAAGCAAACAGGCAGTGTACAACATCAACTTCACTCCTTGA